The Miscanthus floridulus cultivar M001 chromosome 7, ASM1932011v1, whole genome shotgun sequence genome includes a region encoding these proteins:
- the LOC136464894 gene encoding coniferyl alcohol acyltransferase-like: MATTAAKDPMSIRVVSRRLVKASDASIQPHVLSLSNLDLYVSDSQIGTLCVYPNAGGGGGFSPRIPTLFEALLPSLLNYLYPFAGRLVTNPSSGLPELHCHNQGAELVVGEVGVALGSLNYGSAKDSLKKMVLPFPKDVLLSVQVLSFACGGFSVMWWINHLVGDGHVGATIVNTWSRLVRTGEIDGGPLNHDRWVFRPRSPPWYRDSVAAIFTTYDERRLPNALTADASLVDRLYYVEASDIAALRDKAASTTGAKRRPTRVEALSAYLWKALADVVAASPRSAPKEHCRMGWWVSARRRLTAPKLAAVMPNYLGNVTTYTLGDAPAVEVTRKPLAEVAAMVRDAITSVDYDELVQEMVDLVEVHKAEGLMEATLIGVGAPTLNQSVMTTFPHDADFGFGQATMAMPVVSADSVRFCASFLSVMARPGGDGSWLVSAYIWPQLAAALESDGIFKPLTAEYLGLTLTLTQQEQDM; encoded by the coding sequence ATGGCTACCACGGCAGCTAAGGACCCGATGAGCATCCGCGTGGTTAGCCGCCGGCTGGTGAAGGCCTCGGACGCTTCCATCCAGCCGCATGTTTTGTCCCTCTCCAATCTCGACCTCTACGTCAGCGACTCACAAATCGGCACGCTGTGCGTCTACCCcaacgccggcggcggcggcggcttcagCCCCCGCATCCCCACCTTGTTCGAGGCCCTCTTGCCGTCCTTGCTCAACTACCTGTACCCATTCGCCGGGCGCCTCGTCACCAACCCAAGCTCGGGCCTCCCCGAGCTCCACTGCCACAACCAAGGCGCAGAGCTTGTGGTCGGTGAGGTCGGCGTCGCCCTGGGGAGCCTGAACTACGGCTCAGCCAAGGACTCCCTGAAGAAGATGGTGCTCCCGTTCCCCAAGGACGTCCTCCTGTCGGTGCAGGTGCTGTCCTTTGCATGCGGGGGCTTCTCTGTCATGTGGTGGATAAACCACCTCGTCGGCGACGGCCACGTGGGCGCCACGATCGTCAATACGTGGTCCCGGCTCGTGCGAACCGGAGAGATCGACGGGGGGCCACTCAACCATGACCGCTGGGTGTTCCGGCCCCGCAGCCCGCCGTGGTACCGCGACTCCGTCGCGGCCATCTTCACGACGTACGACGAGCGGCGCCTGCCCAACGCCCTGACGGCAGATGCTAGCTTGGTGGACCGCCTCTACTACGTTGAGGCGAGTGACATCGCCGCGCTGCGCGACAAGGCGGCGAGCACCACGGGGGCCAAGCGGCGGCCGACTCGCGTCGAGGCGCTGTCCGCGTACCTGTGGAAGGCGCTGGCCGATGTCGTGGCCGCGTCGCCCCGCAGCGCGCCCAAGGAGCATTGCCGCATGGGGTGGTGGGTGAGCGCGCGGCGGCGGCTCACGGCACCTAAGCTCGCCGCGGTGATGCCCAACTACCTGGGGAACGTAACGACCTATACCCTGGGCGACGCGCCCGCGGTGGAGGTGACGCGGAAGCCGCTGGCGGAGGTGGCGGCCATGGTGCGGGACGCCATCACGTCTGTGGACTACGACGAGTTGGTACAGGAGATGGTGGACTTGGTGGAGGTGCACAAGGCAGAAGGACTGATGGAGGCGACCCTCATCGGCGTCGGCGCCCCGACGCTGAACCAATCGGTGATGACCACGTTCCCGCACGACGCCGATTTCGGCTTCGGCCAGGCTACGATGGCGATGCCCGTCGTCTCCGCAGATTCCGTGAGGTTTTGCGCGTCTTTCCTATCTGTCATGGCGCGGCCCGGAGGCGACGGCTCCTGGCTCGTCAGCGCCTACATATGGCCACagctggcggcggcgctggagtcCGACGGCATCTTCAAGCCTCTCACGGCGGAGTATCTGggtctcactctcactctcacccaGCAGGAGCAGGACATGTGA